The following proteins are co-located in the Symphalangus syndactylus isolate Jambi chromosome 21, NHGRI_mSymSyn1-v2.1_pri, whole genome shotgun sequence genome:
- the TEX55 gene encoding testis-specific expressed protein 55 isoform X6, giving the protein MEEPPQEALAEPLKHESTAAPSSAGHTNGQEEDDQKNQAERKADNHTARRIADQTALRVPSQAESNIFSQATNGVAEQNGHSTPGQAGRRASNPADVSDLRADDQVIQTPSEQTEGKASSQANNVQYEQSDGQVSGLTEERTAEQIERRLPSQAERRTSGQIDGRLSMPSDQRGSRQTDHRMSGQAERRTSEQIGGRLSTQSSRRASKQTDHRMADQSERRASEQTDRRMSGEAERRTSEQITHRLSKLSERRPSVQIDSGSSIPSDRSPSVQIDSGSSVPSDQRPSVQIDRRMSGKVRRRTSEKTDYRLASLADQGTSEQTDLRLYGLVDHKTSVKTHHQVYGQATELAEPQAIDQAHSNADQPPVDNAYYSESDQIDHLADRQANHEDELSYYETRGQSEDRTFPQLGNSKEDKEADYRVQPCKFEDSQIDLNSKPSVEMETQNATTIPAYNPVDARFTSNFQAKDQALFPRLPSISSKLNYISSQEKTQAIVTKSQITENLVYEKPEDPLNFMLCQNEAMNKRDRLGMVQRTCLKMFV; this is encoded by the exons ATGGAAGAGCCTCCGCAAGAGGCTCTGGCTGAACCCTTGAAACATGAAAGCACAGCCGCTCCCTCAAGTGCTGGCCACACTAATGGCCAGGAAGAAGACGACCAGAAAAACCAGGCCGAAAGGAAGGCAGATAACCACACTGCTCGCAGAATAGCCGACCAGACTGCCCTAAGAGTGCCTAGCCAGGCTGAATCCAACATATTTAGCCAAGCTACCAACGGAGTAGCTGAACAAAATGGGCATAGTACACCTGGTCAAGCTGGCCGCAGAGCATCCAACCCTGCTGATGTTTCTGACCTTAGAGCAGATGATCAGGTTATCCAAACACCGTCTGAACAGACTGAAGGCAAGGCATCTAGCCAAGCTAATAATGTACAGTATGAACAGAGTGATGGTCAGGTGTCTGGCCTGACGGAGGAAAGAACTGCTGAACAGATTGAACGAAGATTACCTAGCCAGGCTGAGAGAAGAACTTCTGGGCAGATTGATGGTAGACTGTCTATGCCATCTGACCAGAGAGGTTCCAGACAGACTGACCACAGAATGTCAGGCCAGGCTGAGAGAAGAACTTCCGAGCAGATTGGTGGTAGATTATCTACACAGTCTAGCCGAAGAGCTTCTAAACAGACCGACCACAGAATGGCAGACCAGTCTGAGAGAAGAGCTTCCGAGCAGACGGATCGCAGAATGTCTGGCGAGGCTGAGCGAAGAACTTCTGAGCAGATTACACACAGATTATCCAAACTATCTGAGAGAAGACCTTCTGTGCAGATTGACAGTGGGTCATCCATACCATCTGACCGAAGTCCTTCTGTACAGATTGACAGTGGATCGTCCGTACCATCTGACCAAAGACCTTCCGTACAGATTGACCGCAGAATGTCAGGGAAAGTTAGGAGAAGAACTTCTGAGAAGACTGACTACAGATTGGCTAGCCTGGCTGACCAAGGAACTTCTGAGCAGACTGACCTCAGATTGTATGGCCTCGTTGACCACAAAACATCTGTAAAGACTCACCACCAAGTGTATGGCCAAGCCACTGAACTAGCTGAACCCCAGGCTATTGACCAAGCTCATAGTAATGCTGATCAACCTCCAGTTGACAATGCTTACTACAGTGAATCTGACCAGATTGACCACTTAGCAGACAGACAAGCTAATCATGAAGACGAGCTGTCTTACTATGAAACACGTGGCCAGTCTGAAGACAGAACATTTCCGCAGTTAGGCAACAGCAAGGAGGACAAAGAGGCTGACTACAGAGTGCAACCCTGCAAATTTGAGGATAGCCAAATAGACCTCAATTCCAAGCCTTCAGTTGAAATGGAAACTCAAAATGCAACCACTATCCCAGCCTACAACCCAGTTGATGCCAGATTCACCAGTAACTTCCAAGCAAAAGACCAAGCCCTTTTCCCAAGACTCCCCTCCATCTCATCCAAATTGAACTATATCAGCAGTCAAGAAAAAACTCAAGCCATAGTAACCAAATCT CAGATTACGGAAAACTTAGTCTATGAAAAGCCAGAGGACCCCCTGAATTTTATGCTGTGCCAG
- the TEX55 gene encoding testis-specific expressed protein 55 isoform X3: MEEPPQEALAEPLKHESTAAPSSAGHTNGQEEDDQKNQAERKADNHTARRIADQTALRVPSQAESNIFSQATNGVAEQNGHSTPGQAGRRASNPADVSDLRADDQVIQTPSEQTEGKASSQANNVQYEQSDGQVSGLTEERTAEQIERRLPSQAERRTSGQIDGRLSMPSDQRGSRQTDHRMSGQAERRTSEQIGGRLSTQSSRRASKQTDHRMADQSERRASEQTDRRMSGEAERRTSEQITHRLSKLSERRPSVQIDSGSSIPSDRSPSVQIDSGSSVPSDQRPSVQIDRRMSGKVRRRTSEKTDYRLASLADQGTSEQTDLRLYGLVDHKTSVKTHHQVYGQATELAEPQAIDQAHSNADQPPVDNAYYSESDQIDHLADRQANHEDELSYYETRGQSEDRTFPQLGNSKEDKEADYRVQPCKFEDSQIDLNSKPSVEMETQNATTIPAYNPVDARFTSNFQAKDQALFPRLPSISSKLNYISSQEKTQAIVTKSGEFSEIEQGKGYRTPNQTYRRFPSIVYEDPYQVSLQYMEKHHILQIFQQITENLVYEKPEDPLNFMLCQVQEMMKKRDKM, from the exons ATGGAAGAGCCTCCGCAAGAGGCTCTGGCTGAACCCTTGAAACATGAAAGCACAGCCGCTCCCTCAAGTGCTGGCCACACTAATGGCCAGGAAGAAGACGACCAGAAAAACCAGGCCGAAAGGAAGGCAGATAACCACACTGCTCGCAGAATAGCCGACCAGACTGCCCTAAGAGTGCCTAGCCAGGCTGAATCCAACATATTTAGCCAAGCTACCAACGGAGTAGCTGAACAAAATGGGCATAGTACACCTGGTCAAGCTGGCCGCAGAGCATCCAACCCTGCTGATGTTTCTGACCTTAGAGCAGATGATCAGGTTATCCAAACACCGTCTGAACAGACTGAAGGCAAGGCATCTAGCCAAGCTAATAATGTACAGTATGAACAGAGTGATGGTCAGGTGTCTGGCCTGACGGAGGAAAGAACTGCTGAACAGATTGAACGAAGATTACCTAGCCAGGCTGAGAGAAGAACTTCTGGGCAGATTGATGGTAGACTGTCTATGCCATCTGACCAGAGAGGTTCCAGACAGACTGACCACAGAATGTCAGGCCAGGCTGAGAGAAGAACTTCCGAGCAGATTGGTGGTAGATTATCTACACAGTCTAGCCGAAGAGCTTCTAAACAGACCGACCACAGAATGGCAGACCAGTCTGAGAGAAGAGCTTCCGAGCAGACGGATCGCAGAATGTCTGGCGAGGCTGAGCGAAGAACTTCTGAGCAGATTACACACAGATTATCCAAACTATCTGAGAGAAGACCTTCTGTGCAGATTGACAGTGGGTCATCCATACCATCTGACCGAAGTCCTTCTGTACAGATTGACAGTGGATCGTCCGTACCATCTGACCAAAGACCTTCCGTACAGATTGACCGCAGAATGTCAGGGAAAGTTAGGAGAAGAACTTCTGAGAAGACTGACTACAGATTGGCTAGCCTGGCTGACCAAGGAACTTCTGAGCAGACTGACCTCAGATTGTATGGCCTCGTTGACCACAAAACATCTGTAAAGACTCACCACCAAGTGTATGGCCAAGCCACTGAACTAGCTGAACCCCAGGCTATTGACCAAGCTCATAGTAATGCTGATCAACCTCCAGTTGACAATGCTTACTACAGTGAATCTGACCAGATTGACCACTTAGCAGACAGACAAGCTAATCATGAAGACGAGCTGTCTTACTATGAAACACGTGGCCAGTCTGAAGACAGAACATTTCCGCAGTTAGGCAACAGCAAGGAGGACAAAGAGGCTGACTACAGAGTGCAACCCTGCAAATTTGAGGATAGCCAAATAGACCTCAATTCCAAGCCTTCAGTTGAAATGGAAACTCAAAATGCAACCACTATCCCAGCCTACAACCCAGTTGATGCCAGATTCACCAGTAACTTCCAAGCAAAAGACCAAGCCCTTTTCCCAAGACTCCCCTCCATCTCATCCAAATTGAACTATATCAGCAGTCAAGAAAAAACTCAAGCCATAGTAACCAAATCT GGTGAATTTTCAGAAATTGAGCAAGGAAAGGGTTATCGTACACCCAATCAAACTTATAGAAGGTTCCCTTCTATAGTTTATGAAGATCCTTATCAAGTTTCACTCCAATACATGGAAAAACACCACATTCTGCAAATATTCCAG CAGATTACGGAAAACTTAGTCTATGAAAAGCCAGAGGACCCCCTGAATTTTATGCTGTGCCAG
- the TEX55 gene encoding testis-specific expressed protein 55 isoform X4 produces MEEPPQEALAEPLKHESTAAPSSAGHTNGQEEDDQKNQAERKADNHTARRIADQTALRVPSQAESNIFSQATNGVAEQNGHSTPGQAGRRASNPADVSDLRADDQVIQTPSEQTEGKASSQANNVQYEQSDGQVSGLTEERTAEQIERRLPSQAERRTSGQIDGRLSMPSDQRGSRQTDHRMSGQAERRTSEQIGGRLSTQSSRRASKQTDHRMADQSERRASEQTDRRMSGEAERRTSEQITHRLSKLSERRPSVQIDSGSSIPSDRSPSVQIDSGSSVPSDQRPSVQIDRRMSGKVRRRTSEKTDYRLASLADQGTSEQTDLRLYGLVDHKTSVKTHHQVYGQATELAEPQAIDQAHSNADQPPVDNAYYSESDQIDHLADRQANHEDELSYYETRGQSEDRTFPQLGNSKEDKEADYRVQPCKFEDSQIDLNSKPSVEMETQNATTIPAYNPVDARFTSNFQAKDQALFPRLPSISSKLNYISSQEKTQAIVTKSGEFSEIEQGKGYRTPNQTYRRFPSIVYEDPYQVSLQYMEKHHILQIFQITENLVYEKPEDPLNFMLCQVQEMMKKRDKM; encoded by the exons ATGGAAGAGCCTCCGCAAGAGGCTCTGGCTGAACCCTTGAAACATGAAAGCACAGCCGCTCCCTCAAGTGCTGGCCACACTAATGGCCAGGAAGAAGACGACCAGAAAAACCAGGCCGAAAGGAAGGCAGATAACCACACTGCTCGCAGAATAGCCGACCAGACTGCCCTAAGAGTGCCTAGCCAGGCTGAATCCAACATATTTAGCCAAGCTACCAACGGAGTAGCTGAACAAAATGGGCATAGTACACCTGGTCAAGCTGGCCGCAGAGCATCCAACCCTGCTGATGTTTCTGACCTTAGAGCAGATGATCAGGTTATCCAAACACCGTCTGAACAGACTGAAGGCAAGGCATCTAGCCAAGCTAATAATGTACAGTATGAACAGAGTGATGGTCAGGTGTCTGGCCTGACGGAGGAAAGAACTGCTGAACAGATTGAACGAAGATTACCTAGCCAGGCTGAGAGAAGAACTTCTGGGCAGATTGATGGTAGACTGTCTATGCCATCTGACCAGAGAGGTTCCAGACAGACTGACCACAGAATGTCAGGCCAGGCTGAGAGAAGAACTTCCGAGCAGATTGGTGGTAGATTATCTACACAGTCTAGCCGAAGAGCTTCTAAACAGACCGACCACAGAATGGCAGACCAGTCTGAGAGAAGAGCTTCCGAGCAGACGGATCGCAGAATGTCTGGCGAGGCTGAGCGAAGAACTTCTGAGCAGATTACACACAGATTATCCAAACTATCTGAGAGAAGACCTTCTGTGCAGATTGACAGTGGGTCATCCATACCATCTGACCGAAGTCCTTCTGTACAGATTGACAGTGGATCGTCCGTACCATCTGACCAAAGACCTTCCGTACAGATTGACCGCAGAATGTCAGGGAAAGTTAGGAGAAGAACTTCTGAGAAGACTGACTACAGATTGGCTAGCCTGGCTGACCAAGGAACTTCTGAGCAGACTGACCTCAGATTGTATGGCCTCGTTGACCACAAAACATCTGTAAAGACTCACCACCAAGTGTATGGCCAAGCCACTGAACTAGCTGAACCCCAGGCTATTGACCAAGCTCATAGTAATGCTGATCAACCTCCAGTTGACAATGCTTACTACAGTGAATCTGACCAGATTGACCACTTAGCAGACAGACAAGCTAATCATGAAGACGAGCTGTCTTACTATGAAACACGTGGCCAGTCTGAAGACAGAACATTTCCGCAGTTAGGCAACAGCAAGGAGGACAAAGAGGCTGACTACAGAGTGCAACCCTGCAAATTTGAGGATAGCCAAATAGACCTCAATTCCAAGCCTTCAGTTGAAATGGAAACTCAAAATGCAACCACTATCCCAGCCTACAACCCAGTTGATGCCAGATTCACCAGTAACTTCCAAGCAAAAGACCAAGCCCTTTTCCCAAGACTCCCCTCCATCTCATCCAAATTGAACTATATCAGCAGTCAAGAAAAAACTCAAGCCATAGTAACCAAATCT GGTGAATTTTCAGAAATTGAGCAAGGAAAGGGTTATCGTACACCCAATCAAACTTATAGAAGGTTCCCTTCTATAGTTTATGAAGATCCTTATCAAGTTTCACTCCAATACATGGAAAAACACCACATTCTGCAAATATTCCAG ATTACGGAAAACTTAGTCTATGAAAAGCCAGAGGACCCCCTGAATTTTATGCTGTGCCAG
- the TEX55 gene encoding testis-specific expressed protein 55 isoform X9 codes for MEEPPQEALAEPLKHESTAAPSSAGHTNGQEEDDQKNQAERKADNHTARRIADQTALRVPSQAESNIFSQATNGVAEQNGHSTPGQAGRRASNPADVSDLRADDQVIQTPSEQTEGKASSQANNVQYEQSDGQVSGLTEERTAEQIERRLPSQAERRTSGQIDGRLSMPSDQRGSRQTDHRMSGQSERRASEQTDRRMSGEAERRTSEQITHRLSKLSERRPSVQIDSGSSIPSDRSPSVQIDSGSSVPSDQRPSVQIDRRMSGKVRRRTSEKTDYRLASLADQGTSEQTDLRLYGLVDHKTSVKTHHQVYGQATELAEPQAIDQAHSNADQPPVDNAYYSESDQIDHLADRQANHEDELSYYETRGQSEDRTFPQLGNSKEDKEADYRVQPCKFEDSQIDLNSKPSVEMETQNATTIPAYNPVDARFTSNFQAKDQALFPRLPSISSKLNYISSQEKTQAIVTKSGEFSEIEQGKGYRTPNQTYRRFPSIVYEDPYQVSLQYMEKHHILQIFQITENLVYEKPEDPLNFMLCQV; via the exons ATGGAAGAGCCTCCGCAAGAGGCTCTGGCTGAACCCTTGAAACATGAAAGCACAGCCGCTCCCTCAAGTGCTGGCCACACTAATGGCCAGGAAGAAGACGACCAGAAAAACCAGGCCGAAAGGAAGGCAGATAACCACACTGCTCGCAGAATAGCCGACCAGACTGCCCTAAGAGTGCCTAGCCAGGCTGAATCCAACATATTTAGCCAAGCTACCAACGGAGTAGCTGAACAAAATGGGCATAGTACACCTGGTCAAGCTGGCCGCAGAGCATCCAACCCTGCTGATGTTTCTGACCTTAGAGCAGATGATCAGGTTATCCAAACACCGTCTGAACAGACTGAAGGCAAGGCATCTAGCCAAGCTAATAATGTACAGTATGAACAGAGTGATGGTCAGGTGTCTGGCCTGACGGAGGAAAGAACTGCTGAACAGATTGAACGAAGATTACCTAGCCAGGCTGAGAGAAGAACTTCTGGGCAGATTGATGGTAGACTGTCTATGCCATCTGACCAGAGAGGTTCCAGACAGACTGACCACAGAATGTCAGGCCAG TCTGAGAGAAGAGCTTCCGAGCAGACGGATCGCAGAATGTCTGGCGAGGCTGAGCGAAGAACTTCTGAGCAGATTACACACAGATTATCCAAACTATCTGAGAGAAGACCTTCTGTGCAGATTGACAGTGGGTCATCCATACCATCTGACCGAAGTCCTTCTGTACAGATTGACAGTGGATCGTCCGTACCATCTGACCAAAGACCTTCCGTACAGATTGACCGCAGAATGTCAGGGAAAGTTAGGAGAAGAACTTCTGAGAAGACTGACTACAGATTGGCTAGCCTGGCTGACCAAGGAACTTCTGAGCAGACTGACCTCAGATTGTATGGCCTCGTTGACCACAAAACATCTGTAAAGACTCACCACCAAGTGTATGGCCAAGCCACTGAACTAGCTGAACCCCAGGCTATTGACCAAGCTCATAGTAATGCTGATCAACCTCCAGTTGACAATGCTTACTACAGTGAATCTGACCAGATTGACCACTTAGCAGACAGACAAGCTAATCATGAAGACGAGCTGTCTTACTATGAAACACGTGGCCAGTCTGAAGACAGAACATTTCCGCAGTTAGGCAACAGCAAGGAGGACAAAGAGGCTGACTACAGAGTGCAACCCTGCAAATTTGAGGATAGCCAAATAGACCTCAATTCCAAGCCTTCAGTTGAAATGGAAACTCAAAATGCAACCACTATCCCAGCCTACAACCCAGTTGATGCCAGATTCACCAGTAACTTCCAAGCAAAAGACCAAGCCCTTTTCCCAAGACTCCCCTCCATCTCATCCAAATTGAACTATATCAGCAGTCAAGAAAAAACTCAAGCCATAGTAACCAAATCT GGTGAATTTTCAGAAATTGAGCAAGGAAAGGGTTATCGTACACCCAATCAAACTTATAGAAGGTTCCCTTCTATAGTTTATGAAGATCCTTATCAAGTTTCACTCCAATACATGGAAAAACACCACATTCTGCAAATATTCCAG ATTACGGAAAACTTAGTCTATGAAAAGCCAGAGGACCCCCTGAATTTTATGCTGTGCCAGGTATAG
- the TEX55 gene encoding testis-specific expressed protein 55 isoform X13 — translation MEEPPQEALAEPLKHESTAAPSSAGHTNGQEEDDQKNQAERKADNHTARRIADQTALRVPSQAESNIFSQATNGVAEQNGHSTPGQAGRRASNPADVSDLRADDQVIQTPSEQTEGKASSQANNVQYEQSDGQVSGLTEERTAEQIERRLPSQAERRTSGQIDGRLSMPSDQRGSRQTDHRMSGQAERRTSEQIGGRLSTQSSRRASKQTDHRMADQSERRASEQTDRRMSGEAERRTSEQITHRLSKLSERRPSVQIDSGSSIPSDRSPSVQIDSGSSVPSDQRPSVQIDRRMSGKVRRRTSEKTDYRLASLADQGTSEQTDLRLYGLVDHKTSVKTHHQVYGQATELAEPQAIDQAHSNADQPPVDNAYYSESDQIDHLADRQANHEDELSYYETRGQSEDRTFPQLGNSKEDKEADYRVQPCKFEDSQIDLNSKPSVEMETQNATTIPAYNPVDARFTSNFQAKDQALFPRLPSISSKLNYISSQEKTQAIVTKSFMKILIKFHSNTWKNTTFCKYSRLRKT, via the exons ATGGAAGAGCCTCCGCAAGAGGCTCTGGCTGAACCCTTGAAACATGAAAGCACAGCCGCTCCCTCAAGTGCTGGCCACACTAATGGCCAGGAAGAAGACGACCAGAAAAACCAGGCCGAAAGGAAGGCAGATAACCACACTGCTCGCAGAATAGCCGACCAGACTGCCCTAAGAGTGCCTAGCCAGGCTGAATCCAACATATTTAGCCAAGCTACCAACGGAGTAGCTGAACAAAATGGGCATAGTACACCTGGTCAAGCTGGCCGCAGAGCATCCAACCCTGCTGATGTTTCTGACCTTAGAGCAGATGATCAGGTTATCCAAACACCGTCTGAACAGACTGAAGGCAAGGCATCTAGCCAAGCTAATAATGTACAGTATGAACAGAGTGATGGTCAGGTGTCTGGCCTGACGGAGGAAAGAACTGCTGAACAGATTGAACGAAGATTACCTAGCCAGGCTGAGAGAAGAACTTCTGGGCAGATTGATGGTAGACTGTCTATGCCATCTGACCAGAGAGGTTCCAGACAGACTGACCACAGAATGTCAGGCCAGGCTGAGAGAAGAACTTCCGAGCAGATTGGTGGTAGATTATCTACACAGTCTAGCCGAAGAGCTTCTAAACAGACCGACCACAGAATGGCAGACCAGTCTGAGAGAAGAGCTTCCGAGCAGACGGATCGCAGAATGTCTGGCGAGGCTGAGCGAAGAACTTCTGAGCAGATTACACACAGATTATCCAAACTATCTGAGAGAAGACCTTCTGTGCAGATTGACAGTGGGTCATCCATACCATCTGACCGAAGTCCTTCTGTACAGATTGACAGTGGATCGTCCGTACCATCTGACCAAAGACCTTCCGTACAGATTGACCGCAGAATGTCAGGGAAAGTTAGGAGAAGAACTTCTGAGAAGACTGACTACAGATTGGCTAGCCTGGCTGACCAAGGAACTTCTGAGCAGACTGACCTCAGATTGTATGGCCTCGTTGACCACAAAACATCTGTAAAGACTCACCACCAAGTGTATGGCCAAGCCACTGAACTAGCTGAACCCCAGGCTATTGACCAAGCTCATAGTAATGCTGATCAACCTCCAGTTGACAATGCTTACTACAGTGAATCTGACCAGATTGACCACTTAGCAGACAGACAAGCTAATCATGAAGACGAGCTGTCTTACTATGAAACACGTGGCCAGTCTGAAGACAGAACATTTCCGCAGTTAGGCAACAGCAAGGAGGACAAAGAGGCTGACTACAGAGTGCAACCCTGCAAATTTGAGGATAGCCAAATAGACCTCAATTCCAAGCCTTCAGTTGAAATGGAAACTCAAAATGCAACCACTATCCCAGCCTACAACCCAGTTGATGCCAGATTCACCAGTAACTTCCAAGCAAAAGACCAAGCCCTTTTCCCAAGACTCCCCTCCATCTCATCCAAATTGAACTATATCAGCAGTCAAGAAAAAACTCAAGCCATAGTAACCAAATCT TTTATGAAGATCCTTATCAAGTTTCACTCCAATACATGGAAAAACACCACATTCTGCAAATATTCCAG ATTACGGAAAACTTAG
- the TEX55 gene encoding testis-specific expressed protein 55 isoform X7 — protein MEEPPQEALAEPLKHESTAAPSSAGHTNGQEEDDQKNQAERKADNHTARRIADQTALRVPSQAESNIFSQATNGVAEQNGHSTPGQAGRRASNPADVSDLRADDQVIQTPSEQTEGKASSQANNVQYEQSDGQVSGLTEERTAEQIERRLPSQAERRTSGQIDGRLSMPSDQRGSRQTDHRMSGQAERRTSEQIGGRLSTQSSRRASKQTDHRMADQSERRASEQTDRRMSGEAERRTSEQITHRLSKLSERRPSVQIDSGSSIPSDRSPSVQIDSGSSVPSDQRPSVQIDRRMSGKVRRRTSEKTDYRLASLADQGTSEQTDLRLYGLVDHKTSVKTHHQVYGQATELAEPQAIDQAHSNADQPPVDNAYYSESDQIDHLADRQANHEDELSYYETRGQSEDRTFPQLGNSKEDKEADYRVQPCKFEDSQIDLNSKPSVEMETQNATTIPAYNPVDARFTSNFQAKDQALFPRLPSISSKLNYISSQEKTQAIVTKSITENLVYEKPEDPLNFMLCQNEAMNKRDRLGMVQRTCLKMFV, from the exons ATGGAAGAGCCTCCGCAAGAGGCTCTGGCTGAACCCTTGAAACATGAAAGCACAGCCGCTCCCTCAAGTGCTGGCCACACTAATGGCCAGGAAGAAGACGACCAGAAAAACCAGGCCGAAAGGAAGGCAGATAACCACACTGCTCGCAGAATAGCCGACCAGACTGCCCTAAGAGTGCCTAGCCAGGCTGAATCCAACATATTTAGCCAAGCTACCAACGGAGTAGCTGAACAAAATGGGCATAGTACACCTGGTCAAGCTGGCCGCAGAGCATCCAACCCTGCTGATGTTTCTGACCTTAGAGCAGATGATCAGGTTATCCAAACACCGTCTGAACAGACTGAAGGCAAGGCATCTAGCCAAGCTAATAATGTACAGTATGAACAGAGTGATGGTCAGGTGTCTGGCCTGACGGAGGAAAGAACTGCTGAACAGATTGAACGAAGATTACCTAGCCAGGCTGAGAGAAGAACTTCTGGGCAGATTGATGGTAGACTGTCTATGCCATCTGACCAGAGAGGTTCCAGACAGACTGACCACAGAATGTCAGGCCAGGCTGAGAGAAGAACTTCCGAGCAGATTGGTGGTAGATTATCTACACAGTCTAGCCGAAGAGCTTCTAAACAGACCGACCACAGAATGGCAGACCAGTCTGAGAGAAGAGCTTCCGAGCAGACGGATCGCAGAATGTCTGGCGAGGCTGAGCGAAGAACTTCTGAGCAGATTACACACAGATTATCCAAACTATCTGAGAGAAGACCTTCTGTGCAGATTGACAGTGGGTCATCCATACCATCTGACCGAAGTCCTTCTGTACAGATTGACAGTGGATCGTCCGTACCATCTGACCAAAGACCTTCCGTACAGATTGACCGCAGAATGTCAGGGAAAGTTAGGAGAAGAACTTCTGAGAAGACTGACTACAGATTGGCTAGCCTGGCTGACCAAGGAACTTCTGAGCAGACTGACCTCAGATTGTATGGCCTCGTTGACCACAAAACATCTGTAAAGACTCACCACCAAGTGTATGGCCAAGCCACTGAACTAGCTGAACCCCAGGCTATTGACCAAGCTCATAGTAATGCTGATCAACCTCCAGTTGACAATGCTTACTACAGTGAATCTGACCAGATTGACCACTTAGCAGACAGACAAGCTAATCATGAAGACGAGCTGTCTTACTATGAAACACGTGGCCAGTCTGAAGACAGAACATTTCCGCAGTTAGGCAACAGCAAGGAGGACAAAGAGGCTGACTACAGAGTGCAACCCTGCAAATTTGAGGATAGCCAAATAGACCTCAATTCCAAGCCTTCAGTTGAAATGGAAACTCAAAATGCAACCACTATCCCAGCCTACAACCCAGTTGATGCCAGATTCACCAGTAACTTCCAAGCAAAAGACCAAGCCCTTTTCCCAAGACTCCCCTCCATCTCATCCAAATTGAACTATATCAGCAGTCAAGAAAAAACTCAAGCCATAGTAACCAAATCT ATTACGGAAAACTTAGTCTATGAAAAGCCAGAGGACCCCCTGAATTTTATGCTGTGCCAG